One region of Wyeomyia smithii strain HCP4-BCI-WySm-NY-G18 chromosome 3, ASM2978416v1, whole genome shotgun sequence genomic DNA includes:
- the LOC129728480 gene encoding uncharacterized protein LOC129728480, whose product MSFQLRKKHFKANNSLKMWFLFGLLSVLIAINRAQEFSAPYQVSIRSNATAIVGNATAGGQLTHICSGVIIKAEYILTTAGCINVHDKLKNSSLGRVSLGNHESVQRNVISVIPHVKYNSTTLENDIALLKQQVKQKFILLNLINSHSHVCFDEFSPGSGRKSQITGDIGIVHNSTAVQWIELQQPQRTSFAHSNNVNENCFTNAYNNSVGALNYPFTLVRNVSHVDDKFCSDFRASSVSPQHALKSNESCWEYRLNSNSVCQPTALQRSEDRGTGIVCNFKLAAILAEINPPAYHQNCNQIKYTTAFYTPVGLYRDWVENECGFLYYSVGLPGTTVH is encoded by the exons ATGAG TTTTCAGCTCAGAAAAAAACACTTCAAAGCAAACAACTCGTTGAAAATGTGGTTCTTATTCGGGTTACTCTCGGTGCTGATTGCGATTAACCGAGCCCAAGAGTTTTCAGCTCCGTATCAG GTCTCAATCCGATCAAACGCAACTGCCATCGTGGGAAATGCAACGGCAGGTGGTCAGTTAACTCATATTTGCAGTGGCGTGATTATCAAGGCGGAATACATTCTAACCACAGCAGGTTGCATTAATGTTCATGATAAACTAAAGAATTCAAG CTTAGGACGAGTATCCTTGGGCAATCATGAAAGCGTTCAGCGAAATGTAATATCCGTGATACCTCACGTAAAGTACAATTCAACGACACTGGAAAACGATATCGCGCTGCTTAAG CAACaagtgaaacaaaaatttattttattaaatttaatcaACTCTCATTCTCACGTTTGCTTCGATGAATTTTCCCCGGGTTCCGGACGAAAATCGCAAATAACTGGCGACATCGGCATCG TGCACAATTCAACCGCGGTCCAGTGGATAGAGCTCCAGCAGCCCCAGAGAACCTCGTTTGCACACAGTAACAATGTTAATGAAAACTGTTTTACAAACGCTTATAACAACTCGGTCGGG GCTCTGAATTATCCCTTCACTCTGGTCAGGAATGTCAGTCACGTAGACGACAAATTTTGTTCTGACTTCCGGGCATCTTCAGTTAGTCCTCAACATGCTTTGAAATCCAATGAAAGTTGCTGGGAATACCGATTAAATAGTAACAGCGTTTGCCAG CCGACAGCACTACAGCGGAGTGAAGACCGAGGCACGGGGATAGTGTGCAACTTCAAATTAGCGGCCATATTGGCGGAAATAAATCCACCTGCctatcaccaaaactgcaaccAGATAAAATATACAACTGCTTTCTACACACCGGTAGGGCTCTATCGTGATTGGGTTGAAAACGAATGCGGTTTCCTGTACTACAGCGTCGGACTGCCTGGAACAACTGTTCATTGA